In the Ilumatobacteraceae bacterium genome, one interval contains:
- a CDS encoding FmdB family transcriptional regulator — MPTYVYKFIDTDETVEIQQSFTDDTLTEYAHPETGETMPVKKVFLPVGVTFKGDGFYKTDNRSGAKKSDGATGGDSGSSSSDSSKGSDSSTSSDSSKSSDSSSSSTSSESTKSTKSTSSSSTSSD, encoded by the coding sequence AGACCGTCGAGATCCAGCAGTCGTTCACCGACGACACCCTGACCGAATACGCACACCCGGAGACCGGCGAGACCATGCCGGTCAAGAAGGTCTTCCTCCCGGTCGGCGTCACGTTCAAGGGCGACGGTTTCTACAAGACCGACAACCGGTCCGGCGCGAAGAAGTCGGACGGCGCCACCGGCGGCGACAGCGGCTCGAGTTCCTCCGACTCGTCGAAGGGTTCCGACTCCTCGACCTCGTCCGATTCGTCCAAGTCGTCGGATTCCTCCTCGTCGTCGACGTCGTCCGAGTCCACGAAGTCGACCAAGTCGACGAGTTCGTCGAGCACCTCGAGCGACTGA